The Dethiosulfovibrio peptidovorans DSM 11002 genome has a window encoding:
- a CDS encoding uridylate kinase, translating to MRLNFKGVVKIGGARGNDPMPLLRELSERAALGEKWLLVHGGSGKMEELCLSSGIEPKYVYSPSGFRSRFTGKREMALFEGACSSVSIDLVSSLWSMGIPACPVWPSDGSGATAKAKDALRSVEDGRVMVLRGNRSGSVRRFFGDAVDATWRARAIPVMPPLAVDEDNGGLLNVDGDRLAALAAASLDASVLVILSNVPGVLKDVEDPSSLMRSGTLEELLSLSKGNMKRKMVAVQEALEGGVEKVILSDSRVESPLSGALEGRGTTICRACTAEED from the coding sequence ATGAGGTTGAACTTCAAAGGAGTTGTCAAGATAGGTGGTGCCAGAGGGAACGACCCTATGCCGCTTCTGCGGGAGCTTTCCGAACGGGCGGCGTTGGGAGAAAAATGGTTGCTCGTTCACGGAGGCAGCGGAAAGATGGAGGAGCTCTGTCTCTCCTCGGGCATAGAGCCCAAGTACGTGTACAGTCCAAGCGGATTCAGGAGCCGTTTCACCGGTAAGAGAGAGATGGCGCTTTTCGAGGGAGCCTGTTCTTCCGTCTCCATCGATTTGGTCTCGTCCCTCTGGTCCATGGGAATCCCCGCTTGTCCCGTGTGGCCCAGCGATGGTTCCGGCGCCACTGCAAAGGCGAAGGACGCCTTGAGAAGCGTGGAGGACGGTCGAGTAATGGTGTTGAGGGGAAACAGGAGCGGTTCGGTAAGACGGTTCTTCGGCGATGCCGTGGATGCAACCTGGAGAGCCCGGGCGATACCGGTGATGCCCCCTTTAGCGGTGGATGAGGATAACGGAGGTCTACTGAATGTGGATGGCGATCGTTTAGCCGCTCTTGCCGCGGCGTCTCTGGACGCTTCCGTTCTCGTGATACTGAGCAACGTTCCGGGGGTTCTCAAGGACGTCGAAGATCCCTCGTCTTTGATGCGCTCGGGAACCTTGGAGGAGTTGCTCTCCCTGTCAAAGGGCAATATGAAGAGAAAAATGGTGGCGGTCCAGGAGGCTCTTGAGGGCGGCGTGGAGAAGGTAATTTTATCGGACAGTCGGGTCGAATCTCCTTTGTCCGGGGCTTTGGAGGGAAGGGGGACTACCATATGTCGGGCTTGTACGGCGGAAGAGGATTGA
- a CDS encoding betaine/proline/choline family ABC transporter ATP-binding protein (Members of the family are the ATP-binding subunit of ABC transporters for substrates such as betaine, L-proline or other amino acids, choline, carnitine, etc. The substrate specificity is best determined from the substrate-binding subunit, rather than this subunit, as it interacts with the permease subunit and not with substrate directly.), producing the protein MTAIIEVKDLWKVYGKDAVDVDVEDEDLITEFDESEDTVVAIRGISFEVHRGEVFVVMGLSGSGKSTLIRSILRLIDPSSGSIVVDGEDVTQLDRDGLVQFRRDHVAMVFQHYGLLPHRTVLQNVAFGLKLKGIPQKERLDRAMTAIERVGLKGWENYYPSSLSGGMRQRVGIARAVVMDSPILLMDEPFSGLDPLIRREMQDELIRLQEEMHKTIFFVTHDLDEAMRLGDRMAVMKNGDIVQMGHPSEILANPADEYVARFVHDKREQLRMADAKNCPVSEEVISDVS; encoded by the coding sequence TTGACAGCGATTATAGAGGTGAAAGACCTTTGGAAGGTCTACGGCAAGGACGCCGTCGACGTCGATGTCGAGGACGAGGATCTCATAACCGAATTTGACGAATCGGAGGATACGGTAGTCGCTATAAGAGGAATTTCCTTCGAGGTCCATCGGGGAGAGGTTTTCGTGGTCATGGGGCTCTCTGGCAGCGGTAAATCTACCCTGATAAGGAGTATCCTGCGTCTTATCGATCCCTCTTCTGGATCCATAGTGGTCGATGGAGAGGACGTAACTCAGCTTGACCGCGATGGATTGGTCCAGTTCAGACGCGATCATGTAGCTATGGTGTTTCAGCATTACGGCCTGCTTCCCCATAGGACAGTCCTTCAAAACGTTGCTTTCGGTCTCAAATTGAAGGGGATCCCTCAAAAGGAGAGACTCGATAGGGCCATGACAGCTATTGAGCGAGTCGGGCTTAAGGGATGGGAGAATTACTATCCTTCCTCGTTGAGCGGCGGGATGAGACAGCGGGTCGGTATCGCCAGAGCCGTGGTCATGGATTCTCCCATCCTCCTGATGGATGAGCCTTTCAGTGGACTGGATCCCCTTATCCGCAGAGAGATGCAGGATGAGCTCATCCGTTTGCAGGAGGAGATGCACAAGACTATATTCTTCGTCACCCATGATTTGGACGAAGCCATGCGCCTTGGAGATCGTATGGCTGTAATGAAAAACGGCGATATAGTCCAAATGGGGCATCCTTCGGAAATTCTGGCCAACCCTGCCGACGAATACGTGGCTCGCTTCGTCCACGACAAGAGAGAGCAGCTCAGGATGGCCGACGCCAAGAATTGTCCTGTTTCCGAGGAGGTGATCTCCGATGTTTCCTGA
- a CDS encoding GyrI-like domain-containing protein has product MLYKREGCTAASVLHCGPYEGIQAAYRALYDWIGENGYEKTGPDREVYLNCPDTVPSLADLRMEIAVPVIKKA; this is encoded by the coding sequence ATACTATATAAACGGGAGGGATGCACCGCAGCGAGTGTCCTTCACTGCGGACCCTACGAGGGAATCCAGGCGGCCTACAGAGCACTGTACGACTGGATAGGAGAGAACGGCTACGAGAAGACGGGGCCGGACCGGGAGGTATACCTGAATTGCCCCGATACGGTGCCGTCTCTCGCGGATCTCCGAATGGAAATAGCCGTTCCGGTGATAAAAAAAGCCTAA
- a CDS encoding DUF342 domain-containing protein codes for MTSRDDMEERRLALGVAMAESSLDKVLADLGKLVEEGELPDDEVLHGSFSYRVSVDRLTVFLDLFPPSEDGEPLESLSIFQALREHGIDEVLEENVISAVSECNRERKALQRVVAAQGVPPKPSKDGSIRYNFPFREKGSEMVDEEKKVDYKDRGTIIFVDVGEELAYVDPPEEGEPGKDVYGRQIPVKPPKRFSLSAGKGVECVDGRVFKATVQGQPVLRGQEISVREVYVVPGDVNLTTGNVNFFGSVMVGGNVAEGFSIVCGGDLEIRGTAESVDISVGGNARINSIIGKNSRVDVKGSLEARFIQGGEIKVGEDVVVGSYVLHSYLQAGGSVTVRGRKGIIGGHVVALDKIDTTVAGAPMGTVTVLEVGVMAHLKAELADLESRIDKGQDVLNRIYQVVKAILPRFKAGYPVPSSMKERLKIVQDKKEALTDAIQGWKGREMVIRRQMAQMSGAFPTISVRQKVYPGVEIVIYNARKSIREELRFITFSRDVDNNRIKESPCSR; via the coding sequence ATGACATCTCGTGACGATATGGAGGAAAGAAGGCTGGCACTTGGCGTCGCCATGGCCGAGTCGTCTTTGGATAAGGTTCTGGCCGATCTGGGTAAGCTGGTGGAGGAGGGAGAGCTCCCCGACGATGAGGTTCTGCACGGATCCTTTTCCTATAGGGTGTCGGTAGACAGATTAACGGTTTTTTTGGACCTTTTTCCTCCATCGGAAGACGGGGAGCCTCTGGAGTCTTTGTCTATATTCCAGGCCCTGAGAGAGCATGGTATAGACGAAGTTTTGGAGGAGAACGTCATTTCCGCCGTGTCCGAGTGCAACCGAGAGAGGAAGGCCTTGCAGAGAGTGGTGGCAGCTCAAGGAGTTCCTCCTAAACCTTCGAAGGACGGATCCATAAGATATAACTTTCCCTTTCGAGAAAAAGGCTCGGAGATGGTAGACGAAGAAAAGAAAGTGGACTACAAGGATAGAGGAACTATAATCTTCGTCGATGTCGGAGAGGAATTGGCCTATGTCGATCCTCCGGAAGAGGGGGAACCCGGTAAGGATGTCTATGGCAGACAGATTCCTGTGAAGCCTCCAAAACGGTTTTCGCTATCTGCCGGCAAGGGGGTCGAGTGCGTCGACGGGAGGGTCTTTAAAGCTACCGTTCAGGGACAGCCGGTATTGAGAGGCCAGGAAATATCGGTACGAGAGGTCTATGTAGTTCCCGGTGATGTGAATTTAACGACCGGTAACGTGAATTTTTTCGGATCTGTCATGGTTGGTGGAAACGTGGCGGAAGGCTTTTCCATCGTGTGCGGAGGCGATCTTGAAATCAGGGGGACAGCTGAATCGGTGGATATATCGGTCGGGGGAAACGCCAGGATTAACTCCATAATAGGGAAAAACTCCAGAGTCGATGTCAAAGGGAGCCTCGAAGCGCGCTTCATTCAGGGTGGTGAGATCAAGGTAGGAGAGGACGTTGTCGTGGGGTCCTACGTGCTGCACTCCTATCTGCAGGCCGGAGGCTCGGTCACCGTTAGAGGACGTAAGGGCATTATAGGCGGACATGTCGTCGCTCTCGATAAAATAGACACGACGGTGGCAGGTGCACCGATGGGAACCGTCACGGTTCTGGAAGTAGGGGTGATGGCCCATCTAAAGGCAGAGCTTGCGGACCTCGAGTCTAGGATAGATAAGGGGCAGGATGTGCTGAACAGAATATACCAGGTGGTGAAGGCCATATTGCCTAGGTTTAAGGCAGGGTATCCGGTTCCTTCCTCCATGAAGGAGAGGTTGAAGATAGTCCAGGATAAAAAGGAGGCCTTGACCGATGCGATTCAGGGCTGGAAAGGCCGTGAGATGGTCATAAGGCGTCAGATGGCTCAGATGTCAGGTGCTTTTCCTACTATCTCGGTGAGACAAAAGGTGTACCCCGGAGTGGAGATCGTCATATATAACGCCAGAAAATCAATCCGGGAAGAGTTGCGATTTATCACGTTCTCTAGAGATGTCGACAATAATCGAATAAAGGAGAGCCCCTGTTCGCGATAG
- a CDS encoding ABC transporter permease yields the protein MFPDAWEFHVAQYVNDGVDWLLVRFAPAFDSISVFISSVLSGIQSSLEMVPWWAYIIAVALGVWLATGKKKSAVILAAFTFCIGLFGLWGLALETLSIIITSVLISLLLGIPLGVMTAEFPRGTAFMKPLLDGMQTMPSFVYLIPAMMFFGLGKVPAVFATLIYSMPPVIRLTTLGLRQVPKPAQEAAIAYGATRWQLLKEVRLPLAMPGIMAGINQTTMMALAMVVVCAMIGARGLGQEVLLSINRIDIGRGFESGISIVIMAIVIDRITQGLGKRWEPKRR from the coding sequence ATGTTTCCTGATGCATGGGAATTTCACGTAGCTCAATACGTAAACGACGGAGTGGACTGGCTTCTGGTTCGGTTTGCCCCTGCTTTCGACAGTATCTCCGTGTTTATCTCCTCCGTACTTTCGGGAATACAGAGCTCTCTGGAGATGGTCCCCTGGTGGGCCTATATCATCGCGGTGGCGTTAGGCGTATGGTTGGCAACGGGCAAGAAGAAGTCTGCGGTTATACTGGCTGCTTTTACCTTCTGTATCGGTCTTTTCGGTCTGTGGGGATTGGCTCTCGAGACCCTCTCGATAATAATAACGTCCGTTCTGATCTCCCTTTTGTTGGGAATTCCCCTAGGAGTAATGACGGCGGAGTTCCCTAGGGGAACCGCCTTTATGAAGCCCCTTCTCGACGGTATGCAGACCATGCCCAGTTTCGTCTATCTAATACCGGCTATGATGTTCTTCGGCCTGGGAAAGGTCCCCGCTGTCTTCGCCACGTTGATATATTCGATGCCTCCTGTCATACGACTGACCACGCTGGGACTTCGACAGGTCCCCAAACCTGCGCAGGAAGCCGCTATAGCTTATGGTGCCACCAGATGGCAATTGCTCAAGGAAGTCCGTCTTCCTTTGGCCATGCCTGGGATAATGGCCGGAATCAACCAGACCACCATGATGGCGTTGGCCATGGTAGTGGTGTGTGCCATGATTGGCGCTAGGGGACTTGGGCAGGAAGTACTGCTATCGATAAACAGGATCGATATCGGCAGAGGGTTCGAGTCAGGCATAAGCATCGTCATAATGGCGATAGTCATAGATAGAATCACCCAGGGGCTGGGCAAGAGATGGGAGCCCAAGAGGAGATAG
- the amrA gene encoding AmmeMemoRadiSam system protein A produces MWLWGCLTPHPPIIVDNIGEGRQMEAIDTIEAMEGLAKKLSNNLPDAILILSPHSFSFRGLTISTGSTYEGDMGGFGHPEISMNLDGNLEAVEELVSFLDGKIPIRTYHNKITPLDHGAFVPFWFFRKRWTSMPPVVLANPIGLTREEAYEMGKVLSTMTGKRSWGLVASGDLSHRLTPDAPAGYSPDGRILDERIVESLIKGKTDPVDRMNPETISRAGECGLRSAMALIGLIGAPMDVLSYEGPYGVGYCIALGTVDKPKSGTTKTHPAVRLARSTLEYFLDGKNRQTDETTNKELSLPRACFVSLKKRGQLRGCIGTLSPVRASLAKEIESNAIAAATSDPRFPPVTSKELKEITISVDILSEPERVTDKEQLNPRIYGVIVSKGSRRGVLLPDLEGVDSIDDQLSIAVAKAGLAYTDDLEIERFTVERHGESDEE; encoded by the coding sequence ATGTGGCTCTGGGGATGTCTTACCCCTCATCCACCGATAATAGTGGATAACATCGGTGAAGGCAGACAGATGGAGGCTATCGACACGATTGAAGCGATGGAAGGTCTGGCGAAAAAGCTCTCGAATAACTTGCCGGATGCGATCTTGATCCTCTCGCCCCACTCGTTCTCGTTCAGGGGATTGACCATATCGACCGGATCTACCTATGAAGGAGACATGGGAGGATTCGGCCATCCTGAGATCTCGATGAACCTGGACGGAAATCTAGAGGCCGTCGAAGAACTGGTCTCGTTCCTAGACGGGAAGATACCCATACGTACGTACCACAACAAAATTACCCCTCTCGACCACGGAGCATTCGTCCCCTTCTGGTTTTTCAGAAAGAGATGGACCAGTATGCCCCCCGTGGTTCTGGCAAATCCTATAGGACTGACCCGGGAAGAGGCCTACGAGATGGGAAAAGTTCTTTCGACTATGACGGGAAAAAGAAGCTGGGGATTGGTAGCAAGCGGCGACCTCTCTCACCGTCTGACGCCGGACGCCCCTGCGGGATACTCCCCGGACGGCAGAATACTGGACGAACGTATCGTCGAATCCCTTATAAAGGGAAAAACCGATCCCGTAGATCGGATGAACCCAGAGACTATATCGCGAGCGGGAGAATGCGGCCTCCGTTCCGCCATGGCCCTCATAGGACTTATAGGAGCCCCTATGGACGTTCTCTCATACGAAGGCCCCTACGGCGTCGGCTACTGCATCGCATTGGGAACGGTCGATAAACCAAAATCCGGTACGACGAAAACTCACCCTGCGGTAAGATTGGCAAGGTCTACCCTCGAGTACTTTCTCGACGGGAAAAACAGACAAACGGATGAAACGACAAACAAGGAACTATCGCTACCAAGGGCTTGTTTTGTGTCGCTCAAAAAGAGAGGGCAGTTGAGAGGATGTATCGGCACCCTCTCCCCTGTGAGAGCTTCCCTGGCGAAGGAGATAGAATCCAACGCCATAGCCGCCGCCACATCGGACCCGAGGTTTCCCCCGGTCACCTCGAAGGAGCTCAAAGAGATAACCATATCGGTGGACATACTCTCCGAACCCGAAAGGGTTACGGATAAAGAGCAGCTGAACCCTAGAATCTACGGCGTCATAGTCTCCAAGGGTTCCAGACGGGGGGTTCTGCTTCCGGATCTAGAAGGAGTGGATTCAATCGACGATCAACTATCCATAGCCGTGGCCAAGGCCGGGTTGGCATACACCGACGACCTGGAAATAGAGAGATTCACCGTCGAGAGGCACGGGGAATCCGATGAAGAGTGA
- the amrS gene encoding AmmeMemoRadiSam system radical SAM enzyme yields the protein MKSEALWWHPEGDGIICDLCPHSCFLNPGDSGFCSVRKNEGGVLMALNYGEISSVAIDPVEKKPLFHWHPGEPILSLGSVGCSMNCPFCQNWRLTRFDGAPPTTDMSPSDISDLTDRSGTDLVAFTYNEPLVSYEFLIDILPMLRKKGKRTVLVTNGQIAPAPLKTLLPSIDCANVDLKTFKEDTYAKMGGSLEATKSTIKAMHEKGIHLEISWLAVPGISDDIEEFERMLRWLSDLDPAIPLHINRYYPAHRWDAPATDERLMDRMADLASSKLLRVYQGNRGLGSITRCLICGAPLIKRANYRVDAMGLLEDGRCSECDAQSDIIVH from the coding sequence ATGAAGAGTGAGGCTCTATGGTGGCATCCAGAGGGGGATGGCATCATATGCGATCTATGTCCCCACAGCTGTTTCCTGAACCCCGGCGACAGCGGTTTCTGCTCTGTCAGAAAAAACGAGGGCGGAGTACTGATGGCACTGAATTACGGAGAAATCTCCTCCGTAGCGATCGATCCGGTGGAGAAGAAGCCCCTGTTCCACTGGCACCCGGGAGAACCGATACTCTCTCTGGGAAGCGTGGGATGCTCCATGAACTGCCCGTTCTGTCAGAACTGGCGACTCACTAGGTTTGACGGTGCCCCCCCTACGACCGACATGTCTCCCTCCGACATATCGGACCTGACGGACCGAAGCGGGACCGACCTAGTTGCCTTCACCTACAACGAACCGCTTGTCTCCTACGAGTTCCTCATCGACATCTTGCCCATGCTCAGGAAAAAGGGCAAGAGAACGGTCCTGGTCACAAACGGACAGATCGCCCCAGCTCCCTTGAAAACTCTCCTGCCATCGATCGACTGTGCCAACGTGGACCTGAAGACCTTCAAAGAAGACACGTACGCCAAAATGGGCGGAAGTCTCGAAGCTACGAAATCCACGATAAAAGCTATGCACGAAAAAGGAATTCACCTGGAGATCTCCTGGCTGGCGGTTCCCGGGATCTCCGACGATATTGAAGAATTCGAGAGAATGCTCCGGTGGCTGAGCGATCTGGACCCGGCCATACCTCTCCATATAAACCGGTACTATCCAGCTCACAGATGGGACGCCCCTGCCACCGACGAAAGGCTGATGGACCGGATGGCGGACCTAGCCTCCTCGAAGCTCCTGAGGGTCTATCAGGGGAACAGGGGACTAGGCTCCATCACCAGATGCCTGATCTGCGGAGCACCTCTGATAAAGAGGGCAAACTATCGGGTCGACGCTATGGGGCTACTTGAGGACGGACGATGTTCCGAATGCGATGCCCAATCGGACATAATCGTTCACTAG
- a CDS encoding response regulator — MSKTKILIVEDEIIIAMDLRARLERMGYEAVELSDVLDISLGSVASHDPDVVLMDIRLGEGVDGISLAGEIRRDLDIPVIFVTAHSDSLTLDRAGRTDPYGYLIKPVKDRELQVTISMAMHKHHTEGQLHKLFQNIPNGVMVLRYDESAHDLIVESVNPAAMKMDGVEEAMVGRPLSAYLMRSVCYDLEGSGCFGLVETVYRVWKTGVSEPYTLTSIRDDSIFGWREYFVYRSSKDEVTFVFQDVTERKRLEETLKLRASDMMYSIEHLEALRASLDVALESDLSVAQRISYIADFMAKAVSDPDRMSIRIVWEDKEVRNSGFQGMRWLFSRPLFRGRRKIGSVEWGYSEERADLFEGPFSREEIDLFESLVQVISHLVEDSLRERELRGRIEILQDVLDSFNVPVLCLDRVGRIVHLNGSMEELLDMGREELLSLSLDRIPSDIARELAPVSARVLESGVAEKIRWEESPVEVRPTLNRGTVSGVMILFPVSGRCCNDIS, encoded by the coding sequence ATGTCCAAAACGAAGATCTTGATAGTCGAGGACGAGATCATCATTGCGATGGATCTCAGGGCTAGATTGGAGCGGATGGGATACGAGGCCGTCGAGTTGAGCGATGTCTTGGATATCTCTCTCGGATCCGTCGCTTCTCACGATCCGGACGTAGTTTTGATGGATATCCGACTGGGGGAGGGGGTAGACGGCATCTCTCTTGCCGGAGAGATAAGGAGAGATCTGGATATCCCCGTTATCTTCGTAACGGCTCACTCTGATAGTCTGACCCTGGATAGAGCGGGCCGTACCGACCCTTACGGTTATCTCATAAAACCAGTGAAAGATCGGGAGCTTCAGGTGACTATCTCTATGGCGATGCACAAACACCATACCGAGGGGCAGCTGCATAAACTTTTCCAGAACATACCGAACGGGGTTATGGTGTTGCGCTATGACGAGAGCGCCCACGATCTTATCGTAGAGTCGGTAAACCCAGCGGCGATGAAGATGGACGGAGTCGAGGAAGCCATGGTGGGAAGACCTCTTTCCGCCTACCTTATGAGGTCCGTTTGTTACGATCTGGAGGGAAGCGGTTGTTTTGGTCTTGTAGAGACGGTCTATCGAGTATGGAAGACCGGCGTATCGGAGCCATACACTTTGACCTCCATAAGAGACGATTCGATTTTTGGATGGAGAGAATATTTCGTGTACAGGTCCTCCAAGGACGAGGTAACTTTCGTCTTTCAGGACGTGACGGAAAGGAAACGGCTGGAGGAAACCCTGAAACTGAGGGCCAGCGACATGATGTACAGCATAGAACATCTGGAAGCTCTCAGGGCTTCTCTGGACGTGGCTTTGGAGAGCGATCTTTCGGTAGCTCAGAGGATATCCTATATCGCCGATTTCATGGCCAAGGCCGTGAGCGATCCGGATAGAATGTCGATCAGGATCGTCTGGGAGGACAAGGAGGTTAGAAACTCCGGATTTCAGGGCATGAGGTGGCTTTTCTCCCGCCCTCTGTTCAGAGGGCGGCGAAAGATAGGTTCCGTCGAGTGGGGGTACTCGGAGGAGAGGGCGGATTTATTCGAGGGACCTTTCTCGAGAGAAGAGATAGATCTTTTCGAGTCATTGGTGCAGGTTATCTCCCATCTGGTAGAGGATAGTCTGAGAGAGAGGGAGCTACGAGGGCGTATAGAAATCCTTCAGGATGTTCTGGATTCTTTTAACGTGCCGGTTCTATGTCTGGACAGAGTGGGACGGATAGTCCACCTTAACGGATCTATGGAGGAACTGCTGGACATGGGGAGGGAAGAACTTTTGTCCCTGTCTTTGGACAGAATCCCTTCCGACATCGCGAGGGAACTTGCCCCCGTATCGGCCAGGGTCTTGGAATCCGGGGTGGCGGAGAAAATACGATGGGAGGAGTCCCCTGTTGAGGTCAGGCCGACTCTGAACAGGGGAACTGTCTCAGGTGTGATGATTTTATTTCCCGTCTCCGGGAGGTGCTGCAATGACATCTCGTGA
- a CDS encoding aspartate aminotransferase family protein — MSGLYGGRGLKMASGKGAELVDDGGKRYIDFMAGHGSSLFGHCHPELISAVETASRSPWSIGLGIDSHSRDGFLSVLRSLLPDGKAFMCNSGTEAVEAALKLVLARSDRSRILALKMGFHGRTLGALGLTFNPKYRKPWMSSLIPVEHLSSEELLDSVDQNTAAVFVEPVQGEGGVYPMDPDYGRALSDRCRENGAMLVADEIQSGWGRCGSVLASSMVGLDPDILCLAKGLAGGLPVGAMIWKGSIGDFPPGGHGTTYGGNPFISAVGLAAWNLLEERKYPLQAESKGADFMEALKGIDSPQLRGVRGLGLLVGIETARRSTEFVRMLQDRGVLALPAGPKVLRFLPPFVAERSHFDEVVHVLEEVCHELDRR, encoded by the coding sequence ATGTCGGGCTTGTACGGCGGAAGAGGATTGAAGATGGCCTCCGGGAAGGGGGCTGAGCTTGTCGACGACGGGGGAAAACGATATATCGACTTTATGGCCGGTCACGGATCGTCTCTTTTCGGACACTGTCATCCCGAGTTGATCTCGGCGGTTGAAACTGCCTCTCGAAGTCCATGGTCAATAGGTCTAGGGATAGATTCTCATTCCAGAGACGGTTTTCTATCGGTTTTGAGGTCCTTGCTCCCAGACGGGAAGGCCTTTATGTGCAACAGCGGAACCGAGGCAGTCGAGGCGGCTTTGAAGTTGGTGTTGGCCCGTTCGGACAGGTCCAGGATATTGGCCTTGAAGATGGGTTTCCATGGCAGAACACTGGGGGCCCTGGGGCTGACCTTCAACCCCAAGTACAGAAAACCCTGGATGTCTTCACTTATCCCGGTGGAGCATCTCTCTTCCGAGGAACTTTTGGACTCCGTCGATCAAAATACGGCGGCGGTCTTCGTCGAGCCGGTTCAAGGGGAGGGCGGAGTCTATCCGATGGATCCCGATTACGGTAGAGCTCTGAGTGATAGATGCAGGGAAAACGGAGCGATGCTCGTTGCAGACGAGATTCAGTCTGGATGGGGACGTTGCGGTTCCGTTCTGGCTTCCTCTATGGTAGGGCTTGACCCGGATATCCTGTGTCTCGCTAAAGGGCTCGCAGGAGGGCTTCCTGTCGGGGCCATGATATGGAAGGGATCGATAGGCGACTTTCCTCCCGGTGGGCATGGCACGACATACGGTGGCAATCCCTTCATTTCGGCGGTCGGCTTGGCCGCCTGGAATCTTCTGGAAGAACGAAAATATCCTCTTCAGGCCGAGAGCAAGGGAGCCGATTTCATGGAGGCTCTCAAGGGAATAGATTCCCCTCAACTTAGGGGTGTCCGTGGACTGGGGCTTCTGGTGGGGATCGAGACGGCCAGGCGTTCTACCGAGTTTGTCAGAATGCTTCAGGACAGAGGGGTCCTGGCTCTTCCCGCCGGCCCCAAGGTGCTTCGCTTTCTGCCTCCGTTCGTGGCGGAGAGGAGCCATTTCGACGAAGTCGTCCATGTTTTGGAGGAGGTCTGTCATGAGTTGGATCGAAGGTGA
- a CDS encoding M20/M25/M40 family metallo-hydrolase yields MSWIEGDGGFLRELVECRSESGDEESCSDLLSSRLPALGWESVVRDEVGNVVASRGTGPRELLMMGHIDTVPGGPKTEVEGDVLWGRGSVDAKGPLASFSLAGGRAIVPDGWRYTLIAAVGEERDSRGARYVMESRKAPLGCIIGEPSGGDGVTLAYRGCIFLRLEASDGGAHRSGGSGPLTETLSSASEILRMVESMDEDGPIIRRYSAAVASMYGVEKGERCASIDLDVRLPLGADPLSLARSFQEICSARAVDMSVRQSVSAHMSDRRDPVVRALSTSVREEGLSPRLLAKGGTADFNVVAPWGVPMAAYGPGDSGLDHGPDERLSIGELKTAIRVLERALPRACLLLGG; encoded by the coding sequence ATGAGTTGGATCGAAGGTGACGGAGGCTTTCTCAGGGAGTTGGTCGAGTGCAGAAGCGAGAGCGGAGATGAGGAGAGCTGCAGTGATCTTCTCTCCTCTCGACTTCCTGCATTGGGCTGGGAGTCGGTGGTACGGGACGAGGTCGGCAACGTCGTGGCGTCCAGGGGGACCGGTCCCAGGGAGCTGTTGATGATGGGTCATATAGACACAGTGCCTGGAGGTCCGAAAACCGAGGTAGAAGGGGACGTCCTGTGGGGGAGGGGCTCGGTCGACGCCAAGGGACCTCTGGCGTCGTTCTCCTTGGCGGGAGGTCGTGCCATCGTTCCAGACGGTTGGCGATACACGTTGATCGCAGCGGTCGGAGAGGAAAGGGACTCCAGAGGGGCCAGGTACGTAATGGAGAGCAGAAAAGCTCCTCTGGGCTGCATCATCGGAGAGCCCTCTGGAGGGGATGGTGTCACGTTGGCTTATCGGGGCTGCATCTTCCTTCGTCTAGAGGCCTCCGACGGAGGAGCCCATAGGAGCGGAGGCTCCGGTCCTCTCACCGAGACCCTCTCGTCGGCGTCGGAGATCCTCAGGATGGTCGAGTCGATGGACGAGGATGGTCCGATAATTCGAAGATACTCCGCCGCCGTGGCCTCCATGTATGGGGTGGAGAAAGGTGAAAGGTGTGCCTCTATAGACCTTGACGTTCGCCTTCCATTGGGAGCCGATCCATTGTCGCTCGCTCGGAGTTTTCAAGAGATCTGTTCCGCCAGAGCGGTGGATATGTCGGTACGGCAATCGGTATCGGCCCATATGTCCGACAGGAGGGATCCCGTGGTAAGGGCCTTATCTACCTCCGTCAGGGAGGAAGGATTATCTCCCAGACTACTTGCCAAGGGGGGAACCGCCGACTTCAACGTGGTGGCCCCGTGGGGAGTTCCGATGGCGGCTTACGGTCCGGGAGATTCAGGACTGGATCACGGTCCGGACGAGAGGCTTTCGATCGGCGAGCTGAAGACGGCGATAAGGGTGTTGGAGAGGGCGCTGCCGAGGGCCTGTCTGCTTCTCGGCGGTTAG